A genomic stretch from Clostridiisalibacter paucivorans DSM 22131 includes:
- the cmk gene encoding (d)CMP kinase: protein MNNIVIAIDGPAGSGKSTIAKLLAKKLNIEYIDTGAMYRAITLKFLSNNIDLSDKEKVLQILENTKIDFKDKHIFLDDKIVDNEIRKNYISKNVSAIAKIKEVRLKLVKIQRFIAINKSIVMDGRDVGSYVLPNANYKFYITASPEERGLRRYKELKEKKENVILNKIIEEIKNRDRIDSTRAFSPLIKSDDAIIIDTTNKSIEIVLKEVIDHIKEVK from the coding sequence GTGAATAATATTGTTATCGCTATAGATGGTCCAGCAGGATCAGGTAAAAGCACTATTGCAAAATTATTAGCTAAAAAACTCAATATAGAGTACATAGATACTGGTGCAATGTATAGAGCAATTACTCTTAAATTTTTAAGCAACAATATTGACTTAAGTGATAAAGAAAAAGTACTACAAATACTAGAGAATACAAAAATTGATTTTAAGGACAAACATATATTTCTTGACGATAAGATAGTAGATAATGAGATAAGAAAAAATTATATTAGTAAGAATGTTTCAGCTATAGCAAAAATAAAAGAGGTAAGATTAAAGCTTGTTAAAATCCAAAGATTCATTGCTATTAATAAAAGTATTGTCATGGATGGAAGAGATGTAGGCAGTTATGTATTGCCAAATGCTAATTACAAATTTTATATAACTGCATCTCCTGAAGAACGTGGCTTAAGAAGATATAAAGAATTAAAAGAAAAGAAAGAAAATGTCATTTTAAATAAAATAATAGAGGAAATAAAAAATAGAGATAGAATAGATAGTACAAGGGCATTTTCACCCTTAATTAAATCTGATGATGCAATTATAATTGATACTACTAATAAGTCTATAGAAATAGTATTAAAAGAAGTCATAGACCACATAAAAGAGGTGAAGTAG
- a CDS encoding lysophospholipid acyltransferase family protein, whose product MRFYNLARFLAKVVLKILYKVEIHGLENIPNKGKIVICSNHSSLWDPVIVATSISRQVSFMAKKELFNNKILKSIILKLGAFPVNRKGADLNAIKTSLRILKKGGALGIFPEGTRNIEGKRIDAKPGTAMIGIKSRTPIIPMRIITNYKFFNTIKVFIGKPIYLERYFGQKLSMDKYSEISNEIMNNIYGLGD is encoded by the coding sequence ATGCGATTTTATAATTTAGCTAGATTTTTAGCTAAAGTGGTACTAAAAATATTATATAAAGTTGAGATACATGGTTTAGAAAACATACCTAATAAAGGAAAAATTGTAATATGTTCAAATCATAGTAGTTTGTGGGATCCAGTTATAGTAGCAACATCAATATCAAGGCAAGTTTCTTTTATGGCTAAAAAGGAATTGTTTAATAATAAGATTCTCAAATCAATAATTTTGAAATTAGGTGCGTTCCCTGTAAACAGGAAAGGTGCTGATTTAAATGCTATAAAAACATCTTTGCGGATATTAAAAAAAGGAGGAGCATTAGGGATTTTTCCTGAAGGTACCAGAAATATAGAAGGTAAAAGAATAGATGCAAAACCTGGAACTGCTATGATTGGTATAAAATCGAGGACTCCAATAATACCAATGAGAATCATAACTAATTATAAATTTTTTAATACTATAAAAGTTTTCATTGGAAAACCAATATATTTGGAAAGATATTTTGGCCAAAAATTATCTATGGATAAATATTCTGAAATTAGTAATGAGATTATGAATAATATATATGGATTAGGTGATTAA